TCGGCCCGCTCCCTATATTTGTGCAGAATGGGAATTCGGCGGTCTGCCTGCCTGGCTGCTGAAGGGACAGGATATGGAGCTTCGAAGCTCCGATCCCGTGTTTTTAAATCATTTGACCGAATATTTTCACGTTCTCCTGCCGAAGCTGGTGCCTTATTTATCTGGAAATGGCGGACCGGTCATCGCGGTGCAAATTGAAAATGAATATGGAGCCTATGGAAATGATCAGCAATATTTGAAGTATTTAAGGAAGCTTTATCAGCAGGAGGGAATAGATGTCCTGCTCTTTACTTCTGATGGTCCCGAGTTTATCCAGCATGGTTCGCTGGAGGACGCGGTAACTACGCTGAACTTTGGCTCCAGGCCGGAGGAAGCGTTCAGCGAGCTGGAAAGGTTCAAACCAGGCTCGCCTCTAATGTGTGCAGAGTTTTGGATCGGCTGGTTTGATCACTGGGGCGGTGAGCACCACAGAAGGGACGCAGCGGAAATGACGGCCGTATATGAAACCATGCTTTCCAAAGGGGCATCCGTCAACTTTTATATGTTCCATGGAGGAACGAACTTCGGCTTTATGAATGGAGCCAACCATTACGAAACGTATACTCCGACGATCACAAGCTATGATTATGATGCTTTGCTGACAGAATGGGGAGATCCCTCGGATAAATATTTTGCAGTGAAAGAGATATTGGCCAGGTATAAGGAGGTTCCTGAAGAGGATCCGGAACCCGGTGAGAAAAAAACATACGGCAAAGTGGCATTATCGAAAAGCTCCAGCCTGTTTGATGCCATTCAGGATCTCTCCTCTATCAAAGCCATTGCACCGAGATCGATGGAAGAGTTTGATCAAAGCTATGGAATGATTCTTTACCGGACTAAGGTAGAGAAGCAGGGAGAGCTCGAGATGGATATTTCGCCAATAAGGGACAGGGCGTTTATCTATATCAATGGAACGCATGTGAAGACCATCTATCGGAATGATGCGGAGAAAACGATTACGCTGTCCTTTGATCAGGCCATAAATGTGCTGGAAATTCTAGTGGAAAATATGGGCCGTGTGAATTACGGGAAGCATTTGAAGGACCGAAAAGGAATCATTCAAAACCTTTGGATCGGCCAGCAATATTGGTTTGATTGGGAAGTGATCCCGATCGAATTGAATCATGAAGAGATAACCTTGATTCAAGGAAAAGATAC
The Metabacillus sp. FJAT-52054 genome window above contains:
- a CDS encoding glycoside hydrolase family 35 protein, which codes for MLTAKDGQFFLNEEPFQILSGSIHYFRVVPEYWEDRLQKLKMLGLNTVETYIPWNVHEPKKGEFQFEGMADLEGFIQTADKLGLHVILRPAPYICAEWEFGGLPAWLLKGQDMELRSSDPVFLNHLTEYFHVLLPKLVPYLSGNGGPVIAVQIENEYGAYGNDQQYLKYLRKLYQQEGIDVLLFTSDGPEFIQHGSLEDAVTTLNFGSRPEEAFSELERFKPGSPLMCAEFWIGWFDHWGGEHHRRDAAEMTAVYETMLSKGASVNFYMFHGGTNFGFMNGANHYETYTPTITSYDYDALLTEWGDPSDKYFAVKEILARYKEVPEEDPEPGEKKTYGKVALSKSSSLFDAIQDLSSIKAIAPRSMEEFDQSYGMILYRTKVEKQGELEMDISPIRDRAFIYINGTHVKTIYRNDAEKTITLSFDQAINVLEILVENMGRVNYGKHLKDRKGIIQNLWIGQQYWFDWEVIPIELNHEEITLIQGKDTRFPIFYNGSFSAETCADTFIDLTGWTKGYVWVNGFNLGRYWQSEGPQLSLYIPGPLVKEGENEILVLELEGTSSNTVELSDQPDLG